In a single window of the Nicotiana tomentosiformis chromosome 10, ASM39032v3, whole genome shotgun sequence genome:
- the LOC104113765 gene encoding probable galacturonosyltransferase 7 isoform X1: MKGGIGGALPAKRRWKGFVIAVLGLVLLSLLVPLVFLLGLHNGFHSSGLTTAQQSSTSNGVRVYSRHSTAKNGNQSEGDESRHMDDLMRRLEPTFSKDIRENFVGEAENKTAGSPLLDGLPKERSRANQSTGVAAVHAATENIKGIDGSPMLDGLPKERSRANSTSVATTHAATENIKGIDEGEKLCELKFGSYCLWRHNHKEKVNDLTVRKMKDLLYVARAYYPSIAKLPALDKLSHEMKQNIQEFERVLSVTTIDKDLPPLIDQKLTKMEAVIAQAKACRVDCSNVDKKFRQLVDLTEDEATFHMRQSAFLYQLAVQTMPKSHHCLSMRLTVEYFRDPSPDIDQSLAERHLNPDLHHFVIFSNNVLASSAVINSTVMHAKESESQVFHVVTDRQNYFAMKLWFSRNKYMEATVEVLNIEDVKLDNNKASTPIHLSLPDEYRVSFHKVDRPSTTEYLSVFSHSHYLLPQIFHSLKKVVVLDDDVIVQRDLSDLWGIDMDGKVNGAVQSCSVRLAQLRKFFGNKRVDETSCAWMSGLNVVDLVRWREQDISGRYLKLVKEMNSEEAVTLRASLLTFQGEVYALDDKWVLSGLGHKYGVDIEAVKNARVLHFNGKMKPWLELGIHDYTVFWRKFVDPENQFLSDCNIN, translated from the exons ATGAAGGGTGGAATAGGAGGCGCTCTTCCGGCTAAGAGGCGATGGAAAGGTTTCGTAATTGCGGTTTTGGGCCTCGTTTTGCTGTCATTGCTCGTGCCTCTCGTCTTTCTGCTTGGCCTCCATAACGGTTTCCACTCTTCAG GATTGACAACAGCACAACAAAGTTCAACCTCA AATGGAGTTAGAGTCTACAGTCGACATAGTACTGCTAAGAATGGGAATCAGTCGGAG GGTGATGAATCAAGACACATGGATGACCTAATGAGAAGATTGGAACCAACTTTTTCCAAG GATATTAGGGAAAATTTTGTTGGGGAAGCGGAGAACAAGACTGCTG GCTCTCCTTTGTTGGATGGGTTGCCCAAAGAACGCTCAAGAGCAAAT CAGAGCACAGGTGTTGCTGCTGTGCATGCTGCCACTGAGAATATCAAAGGCATTGACGGCTCTCCTATGTTGGATGGGTTGCCCAAAGAACGCTCAAGAGCAAAT AGCACAAGTGTTGCTACTACGCATGCTGCCACTGAGAATATCAAAGGCATTGACGAGGGTGAGAAATTATGTGAGCTAAAATTTGGGAGCTATTGTTTATGGCGTCACAATCATAAGGAAAAAGTGAATGATCTCACTGTGAGAAAGATGAAAGACTTGTTATATGTGGCCCGGGCTTATTATCCTAGCATTGCGAAGCTTCCGGCTCTTGACAAGCTTTCACATGAAATGAAGCAAAACATTCAAGAGTTTGAGCGGGTGCTCAGTGTAACTACGATAGACAAAGATCTTCCCCCTCT GATTGATCAGAAGCTAACTAAGATGGAAGCTGTAATTGCTCAAGCAAAGGCATGCCGTGTAGATTGTAGTAATGTAGACAAGAAATTCAGACAGCTAGTTGATCTAACTGAAGATGAAGCTACTTTCCATATGAGACAGAGTGCCTTCCTCTACCAACTAGCAGTTCAAACCATGCCCAAGAGTCATCATTGCTTGTCAATGCGACTAACTGTAGAGTATTTTAGAGACCCTTCACCTGATATCGACCAGTCATTGGCAGAGAGACATTTGAATCCAGATCTTCACCACTTTGTTATATTCTCCAACAATGTGCTGGCATCATCTGCCGTAATTAACTCCACTGTAATGCATGCTAAA GAAAGTGAGAGTCAAGTATTTCATGTGGTAACAGATAGACAGAATTACTTTGCCATGAAGTTATGGTTCTCGAGGAACAAGTATATGGAGGCCACAGTCGAGGTTTTGAATATTGAAGATGTTAAGTTGGACAATAATAAGGCATCAACGCCAATTCATCTTTCCCTGCCTGATGAATACCGTGTCTCTTTCCACAAGGTTGATAGACCATCTACAACAGAATACTTATCTGTTTTTTCGCATTCCCATTATCTTCTTCCCCAGATATTCCATAGTTTGAAGAAAGTAGTTGTCTTGGATGATGACGTTATTGTGCAAAGAGACTTGTCAGACTTATGGGGCATCGATATGGACGGGAAAGTGAATGGTGCGGTGCAGTCTTGCTCAGTTCGGTTGGCTCAGCTGAGGAAATTTTTTGGTAACAAGAGAGTGGATGAAACATCTTGTGCTTGGATGTCTGGATTAAATGTTGTTGATCTAGTGAGGTGGAGGGAACAAGATATTTCCGGAAGATACCTAAAGCTGGTAAAGGAG ATGAATTCAGAAGAGGCTGTTACATTGCGCGCAAGCTTGCTTACCTTTCAAGGTGAAGTTTATGCTCTTGATGATAAGTGGGTATTATCAGGATTGGGTCATAAATATGGAGTGGATATTGAAGCTGTGAAGAATGCGAGAGTACTGCATTTTAATGGTAAAATGAAACCCTGGCTTGAGTTGGGAATCCATGATTATACAGTTTTCTGGCGGAAGTTTGTAGACCCGGAGAATCAGTTTTTAAGCGATTGTAATATTAACTAG
- the LOC104113763 gene encoding uncharacterized protein, whose translation MFSLFYGLYKYMFSKTEFHVLILGIDKAGKTTLLEKLKSQYSNLEGLPPDRIVPTVGLNIGRVEVSNTKLVFWDLGGQPGLRSIWEKYYEEAHAVIFVVDAACPSRFEDSKSALEKVLRHEDLQGAPLLILANKQDLADAVSAEELARYLDLKKLDERAYTFLAVSGYDGLGVKESVNWLVDVMERSKRTEMLQIRAGANLSST comes from the exons ATGTTTTCATTATTTTATGGATTATATAAGTACATGTTTAGCAAGACAGAGTTTCATGTCCTTATTCTTGGGATTGACAAGGCTGGGAAAACG ACACTGTTAGAGAAATTAAAGTCACAATACTCAAACTTGGAAGGCCTTCCACCAGATCGTATTGTTCCAACTGTGGGGCTCAATATTGGTCGTGTTGAAGTATCAAATACGAAGCTTGTATTTTGGGATTTAGGAGGTCAG CCTGGTCTTCGCTCAATCTGGGAGAAGTATTATGAAGAGGCACATGCTGTGATATTTGTTGTTGATGCTGCTTGTCCATCACGCTTTGAGGATTCCAAATCTGCGCTTG AAAAGGTTCTCCGGCATGAGGATCTGCAAGGAGCACCACTTCTGATATTAGCAAACAAGCAG GACCTTGCAGATGCTGTGTCAGCGGAAGAACTTGCCCGGTATCTTGATCTCAAGAAACTCGATGAGAGAGCTTACACCTTTTTAGCTGTTTCAGGCTATGATGG GTTAGGAGTTAAGGAAAGTGTGAATTGGCTCGTAGATGTAATGGAGAGGAGTAAGAGAACTGAAATGTTGCAAATCCGAGCAGGGGCAAACCTTAGCTCTACTTAG
- the LOC104113766 gene encoding uncharacterized protein, translating into MHHAASNINNKIWIFWDNEFTRQVLDQDEQQLTIELKHVEAAKTFHLTIIYAKCKTAMRILLWETLRLKSTMCTMPWCIIGYFNVISSTEEKIGGVPYQMSESLDFLSMMEDCELVGLGFYGPRYTWSNGKGPGSIVWKRLDRGLANDNWLVSFPTTTISHLAAASSDHSLLLMEIHGQYDQAKKYFRFLDNWTENDSFLSLVQNVWNKRVEGNAMWVFHQKLKALSQALRKWSRIQYGNIFQKPKEYE; encoded by the coding sequence ATGCACCATGCAGCCTCCAACATTAATAACAAAATCTGGATTTTTTGGGATAATGAATTTACTAGGCAAGTTTTAGATCAAGATGAGCAACAACTTACTATTGAACTAAAACATGTAGAAGCTGCAAAAACTTTTCACTTGACCATCATCTATGCCAAATGTAAAACTGCAATGAGAATACTACTTTGGGAAACACTGAGATTAAAATCTACAATGTGCACTATGCCTTGGTGTATTATTGGATATTTTAATGTTATTTCTTCTACTGAGGAGAAAATTGGAGGAGTACCATATCAAATGAGCGAAAGTCTGGACTTCCTGAGTATGATGGAGGATTGTGAACTTGTTGGCCTTGGCTTCTATGGTCCAAGATACACTTGGTCAAATGGAAAAGGACCAGGTTCTATTGTGTGGAAGAGATTGGACAGAGGCCTTGCCAATGACAACTGGCTGGTTTCTTTCCCTACTACTACTATCAGTCATCTTGCAGCTGCTAGTTCTGACCACTCACTATTGCTTATGgagattcatggacaatatgaccaAGCCAAGAAATACTTCAGATTTCTCGACAATTGGACAGAAAATGACAGCTTTCTATCTTTAGTACAGAATGTGTGGAACAAACGTGTGGAAGGGAATGCAATGTGGGTGTTTCATCAAAAGCTCAAAGCCCTTTCTCAAGCCCTGAGAAAATGGTCCAGAATTCAATATGGGAATATTTTCCAAAAACCAAAAGAGTATGAATAA
- the LOC104113765 gene encoding probable galacturonosyltransferase 7 isoform X2 encodes MKGGIGGALPAKRRWKGFVIAVLGLVLLSLLVPLVFLLGLHNGFHSSGLTTAQQSSTSNGVRVYSRHSTAKNGNQSEGDESRHMDDLMRRLEPTFSKDIRENFVGEAENKTAGSPLLDGLPKERSRANSTGVAAVHAATENIKGIDGSPMLDGLPKERSRANSTSVATTHAATENIKGIDEGEKLCELKFGSYCLWRHNHKEKVNDLTVRKMKDLLYVARAYYPSIAKLPALDKLSHEMKQNIQEFERVLSVTTIDKDLPPLIDQKLTKMEAVIAQAKACRVDCSNVDKKFRQLVDLTEDEATFHMRQSAFLYQLAVQTMPKSHHCLSMRLTVEYFRDPSPDIDQSLAERHLNPDLHHFVIFSNNVLASSAVINSTVMHAKESESQVFHVVTDRQNYFAMKLWFSRNKYMEATVEVLNIEDVKLDNNKASTPIHLSLPDEYRVSFHKVDRPSTTEYLSVFSHSHYLLPQIFHSLKKVVVLDDDVIVQRDLSDLWGIDMDGKVNGAVQSCSVRLAQLRKFFGNKRVDETSCAWMSGLNVVDLVRWREQDISGRYLKLVKEMNSEEAVTLRASLLTFQGEVYALDDKWVLSGLGHKYGVDIEAVKNARVLHFNGKMKPWLELGIHDYTVFWRKFVDPENQFLSDCNIN; translated from the exons ATGAAGGGTGGAATAGGAGGCGCTCTTCCGGCTAAGAGGCGATGGAAAGGTTTCGTAATTGCGGTTTTGGGCCTCGTTTTGCTGTCATTGCTCGTGCCTCTCGTCTTTCTGCTTGGCCTCCATAACGGTTTCCACTCTTCAG GATTGACAACAGCACAACAAAGTTCAACCTCA AATGGAGTTAGAGTCTACAGTCGACATAGTACTGCTAAGAATGGGAATCAGTCGGAG GGTGATGAATCAAGACACATGGATGACCTAATGAGAAGATTGGAACCAACTTTTTCCAAG GATATTAGGGAAAATTTTGTTGGGGAAGCGGAGAACAAGACTGCTG GCTCTCCTTTGTTGGATGGGTTGCCCAAAGAACGCTCAAGAGCAAAT AGCACAGGTGTTGCTGCTGTGCATGCTGCCACTGAGAATATCAAAGGCATTGACGGCTCTCCTATGTTGGATGGGTTGCCCAAAGAACGCTCAAGAGCAAAT AGCACAAGTGTTGCTACTACGCATGCTGCCACTGAGAATATCAAAGGCATTGACGAGGGTGAGAAATTATGTGAGCTAAAATTTGGGAGCTATTGTTTATGGCGTCACAATCATAAGGAAAAAGTGAATGATCTCACTGTGAGAAAGATGAAAGACTTGTTATATGTGGCCCGGGCTTATTATCCTAGCATTGCGAAGCTTCCGGCTCTTGACAAGCTTTCACATGAAATGAAGCAAAACATTCAAGAGTTTGAGCGGGTGCTCAGTGTAACTACGATAGACAAAGATCTTCCCCCTCT GATTGATCAGAAGCTAACTAAGATGGAAGCTGTAATTGCTCAAGCAAAGGCATGCCGTGTAGATTGTAGTAATGTAGACAAGAAATTCAGACAGCTAGTTGATCTAACTGAAGATGAAGCTACTTTCCATATGAGACAGAGTGCCTTCCTCTACCAACTAGCAGTTCAAACCATGCCCAAGAGTCATCATTGCTTGTCAATGCGACTAACTGTAGAGTATTTTAGAGACCCTTCACCTGATATCGACCAGTCATTGGCAGAGAGACATTTGAATCCAGATCTTCACCACTTTGTTATATTCTCCAACAATGTGCTGGCATCATCTGCCGTAATTAACTCCACTGTAATGCATGCTAAA GAAAGTGAGAGTCAAGTATTTCATGTGGTAACAGATAGACAGAATTACTTTGCCATGAAGTTATGGTTCTCGAGGAACAAGTATATGGAGGCCACAGTCGAGGTTTTGAATATTGAAGATGTTAAGTTGGACAATAATAAGGCATCAACGCCAATTCATCTTTCCCTGCCTGATGAATACCGTGTCTCTTTCCACAAGGTTGATAGACCATCTACAACAGAATACTTATCTGTTTTTTCGCATTCCCATTATCTTCTTCCCCAGATATTCCATAGTTTGAAGAAAGTAGTTGTCTTGGATGATGACGTTATTGTGCAAAGAGACTTGTCAGACTTATGGGGCATCGATATGGACGGGAAAGTGAATGGTGCGGTGCAGTCTTGCTCAGTTCGGTTGGCTCAGCTGAGGAAATTTTTTGGTAACAAGAGAGTGGATGAAACATCTTGTGCTTGGATGTCTGGATTAAATGTTGTTGATCTAGTGAGGTGGAGGGAACAAGATATTTCCGGAAGATACCTAAAGCTGGTAAAGGAG ATGAATTCAGAAGAGGCTGTTACATTGCGCGCAAGCTTGCTTACCTTTCAAGGTGAAGTTTATGCTCTTGATGATAAGTGGGTATTATCAGGATTGGGTCATAAATATGGAGTGGATATTGAAGCTGTGAAGAATGCGAGAGTACTGCATTTTAATGGTAAAATGAAACCCTGGCTTGAGTTGGGAATCCATGATTATACAGTTTTCTGGCGGAAGTTTGTAGACCCGGAGAATCAGTTTTTAAGCGATTGTAATATTAACTAG